CGGTCGACTGGTCGGTGTAGCTCGGCGCGTCCGCGTGGATCGGACGCAGGCCCTCGGCCTCGACCGGACCGGCCTCGTCGATCGGCTCGCCGATCACGTTCATGATGCGGCCGAGCGTGCCGACGCCCACCGGCACCTGGATCGGCGAACCGGTGTCGGTCACCTCCTGGCCGCGGACCAGACCTTCGGTGGTGTCCATCGCGATGGTGCGCACGGTGGATTCGCCGAGATGCTGGGCCACTTCGAGCACCAGGCGGTTGCCGGCGTTCTTGGTTTCGAGCGAATTGAGAATGGCCGGCAGGTGACCTTCGAACTGCACGTCGACGACGGCGCCGATGACCTGGGTGATGCGACCGATCTGGTTGGCTGCGGTAGCCATTGAGTGTCTCTCCTTACGATCCGTATACGAAACCACGGTCGGCTCGACCGGGATATGTTCCTGGGTTGCGCTTCAACGGGCGCTGCGCGATCCGGCTAGACCGCCTCGGCGCCCGAAATGATTTCGATCAGTTCCTTGGTGATCATCGCCTGACGCGTGCGGTTGTAGATCAGCGTCTGCTTGCGGATCATCTCGCCGGCGTTGCGCGTGGCGTTGTCCATGGCCGACATCTGCGCACCGTAGAACGAGGCGTTGTTTTCGAGCAGTGCGCGGAAGATCTGCACCGCGAGATTGCGCGGCAGCAATCCAGCCAGGATCTCGTCCTCTTCCGGCTCGTATTCGTAAGGCGCCAGCGGCGCCGCATTGGCCGGGCGCGCTTCGACCACCAGCGGAATGATCTGCTGAGCGGTCGGGATCTGCGCGATCACCGAGCGGAAGCGCGAGTAGAACAGGGTGCAGACGTCGAATTCGCCGGCCTCGAAGCGGGCAATCACCTTCTTGGCGATCTCGTCGGCATTGGCGAAGCCGATCTGGCGCACGGAGCGCAGGTCCATGTGCTCGACGATCTGCTTGTCGAACTGGCGGCGAAGCTGCTCATAACCCTTGCGGCCAACGCAGAAGAACTTCACCTCCTTGCCCTGGTTCATCAGGGCGAGCGCACGCTCGCGCGCCAGGCGGACGATCGAGGAGTTGAACGCGCCAGACAGGCCGCGCTCGCCGGTGCAGACCAGCAGCAGGTGCACCTGATCGCGACCGGTGCCCGCCAACAGCTTCGGGCCGCCGGCGGAGGCGATGGTGGCGCTCGCGATGTTGGAGATCACGGCGTCCATCTTCTCGGCATAGGGACGCGCCGCTTCGGCCGCCTGCTGCGCGCGGCGCAGCTTGGAGGCGGCGACCATCTGCATGGCCTTGGTGATCTTCTGCGTCGCCTTGGTCGAGGCGATGCGGACCCGCATGTCTTTCAGTGACGCCATTGTTCGTCTAGCTCACCCCGGCGGCCGATCCGTTGAAGACCCGACCGCTCAACCCTGAGATTGGTCATGCCCGGCCTGGCGCCGGGCATGAGATGTCACGTTGTCCCACCCCGAAGGGCGTGGATCGCCGGCCGGAGCCGGCCACGACCTCGCGATCAGGCGAAGGTCTTGGCGAAGCCCTCGACAACCGCCTTCAGCTTGGCGGCGCTGTCGTCGGACAGATCCTTGCTGTCGCGGATCGCGTTGAGCAGGTCGGCATTCTTGCCGCGCAGCAGCGACAGCAGGCCGTCCTCGAAGGCGCGCACCTTGTTGAGCGGCAGCGGATCGAGATAGCCGTTGGTGCCGGCCCAGATCACGCAGACCTGCTCTTCCATCTTCAGCGGCGAGAACTGCGGCTGCTTCAGGAGCTCGGTCAGGCGCGCGCCGCGATTGAGCAGGCGCTGGGTCGAGGCGTCCAAGTCGGAGCCGAACTGCGCGAAGGCCGCCATCTCGCGGTACTGCGCCAGCTCGCCCTTGATCTTGCCGGCGACCTTCTTCATCGCCTTGGTCTGGGCCGAGGAGCCGACGCGCGACACCGACAGACCGACGTTCACGGCGGGACGGATGCCCTGGAAGAACAGATCGGTCTCCAGGAAGATCTGGCCGTCGGTGATCGAAATGACGTTGGTCGGAATGTAGGCCGACACGTCGTTGGCCTGGGTCTCGATGACGGGCAACGCGGTCAGCGACCCCAGACCATGGTCCTTGCTGAGCTTGGCGGCGCGCTCGAGCAGGCGGGAGTGCAGATAGAACACGTCGCCCGGATAGGCCTCGCGGCCCGGCGGACGGCGCAGCAGCAGCGACATCTGGCGATAGGCGACGGCCTGCTTCGACAGATCGTCATAGATGATGACGGCGTGCATGCCGTTGTCGCGGAAGTACTCGCCCATGGTGCAGCCGGTGAACGGGGCCAGATATTGCATCGGGGCCGGATCGGACGCGGTGGCGGCGATGACGATCGAATACTCCAGCGCGCCCTGCTCTTCGAGCACCTTCACGAACTGAGCGACGGTGGAGCGCTTCTGGCCGATCGCGACATAGACGCAGTACAGCTTCTGGCTCTCGGGAGCGCCAGCGACGTTCAGCGGCTTCTGGTTCAAGATGGTGTCGAGCGCGATCGCGGTCTTGCCGGTCTGACGGTCACCGATGATCAGCTCGCGCTGACCACGGCCGACCGGGATCAGGGCGTCGATCGCCTTGAGGCCGGTCGACATCGGCTCGTTCACCGACTTGCGCGGAATGATGCCGGGGGCCTTGACGTCGACGCGCTTGCGCTCGGTGGCCTGGATCGGGCCCTTGCCGTCGATCGGATTGCCGAGCGCGTCAACGACGCGGCCGAGCAGACCCTTGCCGACCGGAGCGTCGACGATGGCGCGGGTGCGCTTGACGGTCTGGCCTTCCTTGATCTCGCGGTCGGCGCCGAAGATGACGACGCCGACATTGTCGGTCTCGAGGTTCAGCGCCATGCCGCGGGTGCCGTTCTCGAACTCGACCATCTCGCCGGCCTGGACGTTGTCGAGACCGTAGACGCGGGCGATACCGTCACCGACGGACAGCACCTGTCCGACTTCGGTGACTTCGGCTTCCTGCCCGAAATTCTTGATCTGGTCCTTGAGGATCGCGGAAATTTCCGCGGCGCGGATGTCCATCAGCCTGCCTCTTTCATCGCGTGCTTGATCGAGTTGAGTTTGGTGCGAAGCGAACTATCGATCATGCGGCTGCCGAGCTTGACGACGAGCCCGCCGATAATCGCTGGATCGACTTTCACGTTGAGCGCGACGTCCTTGCCGGTCACCGTCTTCAGTGAGGCCTTCAAGGCGTCGAGATTCTTGTCGGAGAGCGGCTCGGCGACGACGACGTCGGCCGTGGCCTCTCCCTTGTATTTGGCGACCAGCGCGTTGAAGGCGCGGATCACGTCGGTCACCGCGAACAGGCGGCGGTTGGCGGTCAGCACGCGCAGCACGTTGGCGGCGACACCGGCGATGCCGGCCTTGTCCAGCACGGCATTCAGCGCCTTGAGCTGCACGTCCGCACCGAACACCGGACTGCGGACGAGGCGCTTGAGATCGGCGCTCTCATCGAGGAGGGCATTGAACCTGTCGAGATCGGCCTTGACCGCATCGACGGACTTTTCGTCACGGGCCAGTTCAAACAGGGCCGTCGCGTAACGACCGGACACACCGGATACGGAGGGATCTTCAGCAGCCACAGACGTGCTCTTTTTATATGCGCCCAACCCACAAGAGGGACACCGGCGCGCCGCTGCGGCGCAAACCAGCTAAGCCCTTGGAATTCAAGCAGGACTTTGATTTTCGATCGCCGCGAGAGCAGCTTGATCACGAAAAGCGGCGCTTTGCTAACATAGCGTACGCGCAGCCGCAACAAGCGGCGGCCCGCTATTCGGCACCTTGTTGCCGCGCCGCGGTCGGAGCCTACGCGCGGTCCAACGGACTCGCTTGATGGCCGCCCGCGCGCGCCCGCCCCCGATACCAGTCACTCAGCGCAAGGTTCCAGCTGTTGCTGCATGGCCGCCATGCTGGTTTGGCCTTGACTCCCGTCGGCGGTGCCCGGCGGCCGCCGACCAGCCCGCACCGACATTACTTGCTGACATCTTGGCATCCTAAGTGAGAACTTAACTCAACAGTATTTTGAAGTATTTGATCGTTAATAAACCGTTAACGCGGTGGATTACGGAATTTTCCGTGATGAGTAGACCGCGATGCAAGATGTTTCGATCAGAGCGGAACAATTTCTACTGCCCCATTCACGCCTCATTGCCCCACCAAACGGCGCGCGCCTCAACACCTGACGGGGGTCCACTGGCCGCAGAACGCGGCAATACTGTTCGAGGGACATAGATGCTGAAACTGAAGAACCTCTCGGCTGGCAAGATCGCCGGCTCGCGCACCGCGCTCGCCGTTGCCGTGACGCTGATCGTCGGCGGCAGCGCCACCGAAGCCTCGGCCCGGTCCAGGCACCACCATCACCACGCTCGCCACCACCATCATCACATGGCGCGCCATGCTGCTCAGCCCGCGGCCGACTCGTTTTCGAACGGATGGTCGTCCAACGGCTCCTCGTGGATGAACTCCAACGCAGCGGTCACGCCGTCGTCCGGCACCGGCCGCACTTTCTCCGGCATGGCGTCGTACTACGGCAACGAGTCCGGCAGCCGCACCGCCTCCGGCCAGCGCATGAACGCCAACGCGATGACCTGCGCTCACCGCTCGCTGCCGTTCGGCACCAAGCTGCGCGTGACCCATGGCGGCAACAGCGTCATCGTCACCGTCAACGACCGCGGCCCGTTCATCCGCGGCCGGGTGCTCGACCTGTCGACCGGCGCAGCCCGCGCCATCGGCCTGACCCGCGCCGGCGTCGGCCGCGTCACCGCCGAAGTCGTGTCGTAAGATACCCGATCTTTCCGCGCGTCATTGCGAGGAGCGAAGCGACGAAGCAATCCAGAGTCCCAACCCGGCCCTGGATTGCTTCGCTGCGCTCGCAATGACGGTGGAGAGAGCGCTACAAGAAGCTCTGCGGGTCGACGTCGACCTCGAGCTTGAGATTGCCCTTGGGCTTCTCGGCATGCGCCAGCCAGTGGCGCAGATAATCCGACAGGTCGAAATTGCGCGCCGACTTGAGCAGCAGCCGGAAGCGGTAGCGGCCCTTGATCACCGCGAGCGGCGCCTCAGCCGGGCCGAGCAGCAGCACACCCTCCTCACGCGGCGCTGACGCGACCAGCCGGCGGGCGAAGCCTTCGGCAGTAGGCCGATCCCCCGCCGAGATGATCAGGCTCGCCAGCCTGCCGAACGGCGGATAGCCGGTGCGCTCGCGCGCGTCGATCTCGCTGGTGTAGAACGCCTCGCGGTCGCAGGCGACCAGCGCCTTCATGACGGGGTGCTCGGGCTGGTGGGTCTGCAGATAGCCGCGACCCCGCCCCTGCTCGCGGCCGGCGCGGCCGATCACCTGGTTCAAGAGCTGCCAGGTGCGCTCGGCGGCGCGCGGATCGCCATTGCCGAGGCCGAGATCGGCATCGACCACCCCGACCAGATTGAGCCGCGGAAAGTTGTGGCCCTTGGCGACGAGCTGGGTGCCGATGATGAGGTCGACGCGGCCTTCGGCGATCTCGGTCAGCTCGGCGCGCATGGTTTCGATCGAGGTGATCAGGTCGCTCGACAGCACCATGCTGCGCGCCTCAGGAAACAGCGCCGCCGCCTCCTCCTGCAGCCGCTCCACGCCGGGCCCCACCGCGACCAGCGATTCCTCGGCCGCGCAATGCGGGCAGGTCGGCGGCCGCGGCATCGAGAACCCGCAATGGTGACAGACCAGCCGCTGACGGAAACGATGATCGACCAGCCACGCGTCGCAGATGGTGCAGGCGAAGCGATGGCCGCAGGCGCGGCACAGGGTCAGCGGCGCATAGCCGCGGCGGTTCAGGAACAGCAGCGCCTGCTCGCCGCGCTCGATCGCGGTGCGGATCTCACCCGCCAGCCGCGGCGAGATGTAGCGGCCGCGCGGCGGCGGCTCGCGCCGGAGATCAATGGCCTCGATATGCGGCATGTGCTGGCCGCCGAACCGCGACGGCAGCGCGACGCGCTGATAGCGGCCCTTGCGAGCATTGACCTCGGTCTCGACCGAGGGGGTGGCCGAGGCCAGCACCACCGGAAATTTGGCGATGTGGCCGCGCACCACCGCCATGTCGCGGGCGTGGTAATGCGCGCCCTCGTCCTGCTTGTAGGCCTGATCGTGCTCCTCATCGACGACGATCAGGCCGAGATCGGCATAGGGCAGGAACAACGCCGAGCGGGCGCCGACCACGACCGGCGCCTCGCCGGCGGCGATCGCCGCCCAGTTGCGCTGGCGCGTGCGCGGGGTCAGCTCGGAATGCCATTCCAGCGGCCGCACGCCGAAGCGGCGCGAGAAGCGGTCGAGGAACTGGCCGGTGAGCGAAATCTCAGGCATCAGGATCAGCGACTGCCGGCCGCGGCGGACGGTCTCGGCGACCGCCTCGAAATAGACTTCGGTCTTGCCGGAGCCGGTGACGCCGTCGAGCAGCGCGACCTGGAAGCCGCCATCGGCGGCCAGCGCCCGCATCGCCGCGACGCCGGCCAGCTGCGCGTCGAAGAACTCGGGCTGCGCGAACGACGGATCGGGCGCCGGCGGCGGCAGCGCACGCGGCATCGCCTCGACCGTGAGGGTCCTCTCGTCGACCAGGCCGTCGATCACGCTGCTGGAGACGCCGATCTCGCGGACGAGGTCGGACTTTCCATGCAGCAGACCGTCTGACACCGCCTCGATGACCCGCCGCCGCGCCGGCGTCAGCCGCTTGGGCGGCTCGCCGACCAGGCGGACGCCGAGCCGGACACGCTCCGGGCCAAGATGCTCGCCCATGCGCAGGCACATCCGCAGCACCATGCCACGCGGCGACAGCGTGTAATTCGCGACCCAGTCGACCAGCGAGCGCAGCTCCGGCTTGAGGGGCGGCACCTCGAGCTTCTCGCTGACGTCCTTGAGCCGGTTGTGCAGCCGCGGATCCGGATTGGCATTCTCCGCCCACACCACCGCCAGTACCTCGCGCGGCCCGAGCGGCACGCCGACGATATCGCCCGGCTTCAGATCCATGCCGCGCGGCACGCGGTAGGAATAGGTGTGGTCGAGCGCGACCGGAACCAGCACGTCGACCACGCCGGTCGTGCTGGCTGCACCTGGAAAGAGGTCGGTCGCGCGGTCCATGAGGGCGGAGATAGCCTTGCTCTGGCTGAAGCGAAAGCCGTCCGGCAAAGTTAGCGAACGGTAAAGGACGACAGTGCGATATACATGACTCGACGAGATGAGATCGAGCTGTTCCCGCGAGCGCCATTGCACTCCCTCTTCCCGATCTTGCGGGGAGAGGCGCAAACCGAGTTCGCGGCGATCGACAACGCTTCACAGCGACCCATCCGTGGGCACGGACGCCATGACAAAGCAAACAGAGCCGACTCACGCGGACACGGACGAAGAGTCTGAGGCCACCGCCCTCCTCGGCGCCGACGAGGGCGTCGTCCAGGCCATGATGCAGTGGCTGGCGCATCTGCGTAGCGAGCGCCGGCTATCTCCGAAGACCGTGGAGGCTTATGCCCGCGACCTCCGGCAGTGCCTGCAATTCCTCTGCATCCATTGGGGCGAGCCGGTGACGCTGGTGCGCTTCGCGGGGCTGGAGGCCGCCGACATCCGCGCTTTCATGGCGATGCGCCGCGCCGACGACATCGCCGGACGTTCCCTGATGCGATCCTTGGCGGGCCTGCGCTCGTTCGGGCGCTTTCTGGAGCGCGAGGGCAAGGGCAAGGTCGGCGCCCTCTCAGGAATCCGCGCGCCAAAGATCGCCAAGAGCCTGCCGAAGCCGCTGCCGATGGACGCCGCCAAGCGCCTCGCCGATGCCGACGAGCGCGCCGG
This region of Bradyrhizobium sp. SZCCHNS1050 genomic DNA includes:
- a CDS encoding F0F1 ATP synthase subunit delta, giving the protein MAAEDPSVSGVSGRYATALFELARDEKSVDAVKADLDRFNALLDESADLKRLVRSPVFGADVQLKALNAVLDKAGIAGVAANVLRVLTANRRLFAVTDVIRAFNALVAKYKGEATADVVVAEPLSDKNLDALKASLKTVTGKDVALNVKVDPAIIGGLVVKLGSRMIDSSLRTKLNSIKHAMKEAG
- the atpA gene encoding F0F1 ATP synthase subunit alpha, coding for MDIRAAEISAILKDQIKNFGQEAEVTEVGQVLSVGDGIARVYGLDNVQAGEMVEFENGTRGMALNLETDNVGVVIFGADREIKEGQTVKRTRAIVDAPVGKGLLGRVVDALGNPIDGKGPIQATERKRVDVKAPGIIPRKSVNEPMSTGLKAIDALIPVGRGQRELIIGDRQTGKTAIALDTILNQKPLNVAGAPESQKLYCVYVAIGQKRSTVAQFVKVLEEQGALEYSIVIAATASDPAPMQYLAPFTGCTMGEYFRDNGMHAVIIYDDLSKQAVAYRQMSLLLRRPPGREAYPGDVFYLHSRLLERAAKLSKDHGLGSLTALPVIETQANDVSAYIPTNVISITDGQIFLETDLFFQGIRPAVNVGLSVSRVGSSAQTKAMKKVAGKIKGELAQYREMAAFAQFGSDLDASTQRLLNRGARLTELLKQPQFSPLKMEEQVCVIWAGTNGYLDPLPLNKVRAFEDGLLSLLRGKNADLLNAIRDSKDLSDDSAAKLKAVVEGFAKTFA
- a CDS encoding septal ring lytic transglycosylase RlpA family protein; this translates as MLKLKNLSAGKIAGSRTALAVAVTLIVGGSATEASARSRHHHHHARHHHHHMARHAAQPAADSFSNGWSSNGSSWMNSNAAVTPSSGTGRTFSGMASYYGNESGSRTASGQRMNANAMTCAHRSLPFGTKLRVTHGGNSVIVTVNDRGPFIRGRVLDLSTGAARAIGLTRAGVGRVTAEVVS
- a CDS encoding primosomal protein N' — its product is MDRATDLFPGAASTTGVVDVLVPVALDHTYSYRVPRGMDLKPGDIVGVPLGPREVLAVVWAENANPDPRLHNRLKDVSEKLEVPPLKPELRSLVDWVANYTLSPRGMVLRMCLRMGEHLGPERVRLGVRLVGEPPKRLTPARRRVIEAVSDGLLHGKSDLVREIGVSSSVIDGLVDERTLTVEAMPRALPPPAPDPSFAQPEFFDAQLAGVAAMRALAADGGFQVALLDGVTGSGKTEVYFEAVAETVRRGRQSLILMPEISLTGQFLDRFSRRFGVRPLEWHSELTPRTRQRNWAAIAAGEAPVVVGARSALFLPYADLGLIVVDEEHDQAYKQDEGAHYHARDMAVVRGHIAKFPVVLASATPSVETEVNARKGRYQRVALPSRFGGQHMPHIEAIDLRREPPPRGRYISPRLAGEIRTAIERGEQALLFLNRRGYAPLTLCRACGHRFACTICDAWLVDHRFRQRLVCHHCGFSMPRPPTCPHCAAEESLVAVGPGVERLQEEAAALFPEARSMVLSSDLITSIETMRAELTEIAEGRVDLIIGTQLVAKGHNFPRLNLVGVVDADLGLGNGDPRAAERTWQLLNQVIGRAGREQGRGRGYLQTHQPEHPVMKALVACDREAFYTSEIDARERTGYPPFGRLASLIISAGDRPTAEGFARRLVASAPREEGVLLLGPAEAPLAVIKGRYRFRLLLKSARNFDLSDYLRHWLAHAEKPKGNLKLEVDVDPQSFL
- a CDS encoding F0F1 ATP synthase subunit gamma, translating into MASLKDMRVRIASTKATQKITKAMQMVAASKLRRAQQAAEAARPYAEKMDAVISNIASATIASAGGPKLLAGTGRDQVHLLLVCTGERGLSGAFNSSIVRLARERALALMNQGKEVKFFCVGRKGYEQLRRQFDKQIVEHMDLRSVRQIGFANADEIAKKVIARFEAGEFDVCTLFYSRFRSVIAQIPTAQQIIPLVVEARPANAAPLAPYEYEPEEDEILAGLLPRNLAVQIFRALLENNASFYGAQMSAMDNATRNAGEMIRKQTLIYNRTRQAMITKELIEIISGAEAV